A section of the Cololabis saira isolate AMF1-May2022 chromosome 6, fColSai1.1, whole genome shotgun sequence genome encodes:
- the LOC133446274 gene encoding putative nuclease HARBI1 has translation MAVLLMVDDCNNGRIKRERIFRDHTDLLAHDDDWLVSRFRFPRAILLELCAELGPSLERSTRRSHALPVPLQVLTTLGFLATGSYQRELADRSGISQSALSRAMPAVWDGIIRKFGRYIRFPYGAADLANIKTQFAAIAGFPNVIGVIDCTHIAIKAPSVDEFAYVNRKNFHSINVQIICDAQMRFTNVVARWPGSTHDSFILANSLMGMRLQAGRVRDGWLLGDSGYPLKEWLMTPLTNPQTARELAYNHAHTITRAVVERAIGQLKSRWRCLDRSGGMLLYRPDKVGRIIIACATLHNLAHRHGVPLAEVEEPDRLRQHEAGRTGLMIGGSGGAGFLRWEGGGCDPRGSRFGII, from the exons ATGGCAGTACTGCTCATGGTAGACGACTGCAATAATGGCAGAATCAAGAGGGAGCGCATCTTCAGGGACCACACTGATTTACTGGCCCACGATGATGACTGGCTGGTCAGCCGTTTCAGATTTCCAAGAGCAATCCTCTTGGAACTCTGTGCTGAGTTGGGTCCCAGTTTGGAGAGGAGCACAAGGAGGAGCCACGCACTACCTGTCCCCCTGCAAGTGCTGACCACACTTGGTTTCCTGGCTACCGGGTCCTACCAGCGCGAGTTGGCAGACCGGTCAGGAATAAGCCAGTCCGCGCTGAGCCGTGCAATGCCAGCTGTATGGGACGGGATCATCCGCAAGTTCGGCAGGTACATCAGATTCCCGTATGGTGCAGCTGACCTTGCAAATATTAAAACGCAATTTGCAGCAATTGCCGGTTTCCCTAATGTAATCGGTGTGATtgactgcacacacattgcaATAAAGGCGCCATCGGTGGATGAATTTGCGTACGTCAatcgcaaaaactttcattCCATCAACGTGCAGATCATATGTGACGCACAGATGCGCTTCACAAATGTTGTGGCAAGGTGGCCTGGCTCCACCCACGACTCCTTCATCCTCGCCAACAGCCTGATGGGGATGAGGCTCCAAGCTGGCAGGGTGCGGGATGGATGGCTCCTTG GTGACAGCGGCTATCCACTGAAGGAGTGGTTGATGACCCCCCTCACCAACCCCCAGACTGCCCGAGAACTCGCTTACAACCACGCTCATACCATCACTAGAGCTGTTGTAGAGCGAGCGATCGGGCAGCTGAAATCTCGGTGGCGCTGTCTGGACAGGAGCGGGGGGATGCTGCTGTACCGCCCCGACAAGGTGGGCCGCATCATTATTGCTTGTGCCACCTTGCACAATCTGGCGCACCGCCATGGCGTCCCACTGGCAGAGGTGGAGGAGCCG GACCGCCTGCGTCAGCATGAGGCCGGTCGGACGGGCCTCATGATCGGAGGCAGCGGTGGCGCGGGGTTCCTCAGATGGGAGGGAGGAGGCTGTGACCCCCGAGGTTCCCGGTTCGGCATCATCTGA